The DNA region AGGATggtcccccacctccacctcccagcTGTGTTTACCTGAGCTGAACCCCTTAGAGCCAATAATATCTGCATACTTCATGAATCTCTCTGGGTTGTCAGGAGCTGCTGCTTTGGGCCAGTTAGACTCACACTGGTCAGatcatcagacagacagagccagGAGGATGCAGTGTTGGGATCCAGAATCACAGGAGCTTCAGAACAAAGAGATATTCCACACATTATACCATGTAGTCTCTTTTCATATACACTAACAAtactatttcaaatagactactTAATTAAACCTATCTTACATTATTCTAGATCATGTCCTCTCCTATCCAGTACTCACTGTGTTTGATGATCTCCTTCATCTTCTCCCAGACTCTGAACTTCAGGTTTCCCAGGTGTTTGGCCACATCTATCAGCCCCCCTGACACCAGCTGTGGATCTGGCATTGTGCACTGGGCTCTGGAATAACATTCAGGAGTCAGAATGTCTGTGGGGTTGGGTTCACaaccacagagaagagagacgagaaGCAGATCACTTACCTTTCCTTCATGGTCTTGAAGTTCTGGAAAGTAGAGTATTTTGCCATCAATATTATTGATTTATCTATACATCTTTGAGTTAATTTATAATGTATGTCTGAGAGAGAGCCGTCCTTACCTGCAGGAATGAGATGTCTTCATCTTTCAGCTCCCCCTCTATGGCTCTGATTTTGTCTGAAAGTGATGATATCGCTCTGTTCATCTGCTCAGTCTTCTCCTTCATCTTCTGATTCTTctgcttctcttcctctttcagagCAGCTATCCTGGCCTCCTCTTCTTCTCGTAGAAACTGGTGAAGTTTCTCAAACTCCTTCTTAATCTGCTTCTCTGTGTGCTGGGCCTGGCTCTGGAGACAGTGAGAAGAATAAATAATTATACAATTATTATCAGAATTAAGTCCTACATGTAGGCTACAATTGAAACAATACATGCTGTGCTATTGTAACTTTACATAATTTATACGAACCTTAATGTGCACTGCTGTTTGATCACAGGTTTGTTTAACTTTATTAAAGACCTTCAGCTTCTCCTGTAAGGGCTTCAGGTCAGTCTGGAGTTCCTCCTGGAATGAGTCGTGTTATGTCATGAAtcgtgttctggaggcagctctacggagtggtcactagctggcacagccacaacgTCATAAAAtcggattttaaacctaaccctaaccttaaccacactgctaactataatgtctaaccttaaccacacttaTTACTCTAttgtctaaccttaacctcaaactaagaccaaaaagcaaatgCTTCTTTTAATTCATTTTTAAAACATAGCCAATTTTGCCATTGCAGCTGGCTCATCTAGTGGAAAtcactcagttctgcctccagggaaAGATTCATCTTTCATTCATGACAATGAAAGTAAACCTGTAACTGTACAGTTTATCTCTACCACTGCAGAGACATTTGTTTTAAGTTTCATGGTCAGAGATACACTATACGTTTTCACTCAGGATCTCAAACACTTCAATTTCATACCAAACAGTGATTTATAATGTATCAGAATCTGAAATTCACAATTATTCAGTCAACACAATGTGTAGAACATCTATTATCTAAATGAGTCAGACTCATTAATAAAACATTGATAACTTCATGTTCCATAGTTTGAGTATTGCTGTATCACATATCAGAATCTTCCTCCTACCTTGTGATCCTGAACAGCCTCATCTACAGGGATACAGTCATGATCTTTATGTTTCCTTGAGACCTGACACACCAAACAGATGGGCTCTTTATCCTCCAGACAGAACAGACTGAGTTTCTCACTGTGTAGACTGCAGAGCACCTTGGACCCTGTGGTTGGATCTGTCTGTCTCCTTTCCCATAAGGCCTCACACAGGTTCTTTAGAGAAAGGTTTATAAGGGGCTGATCCTTAGACGATCTTCCCCTGCAAAGTGGACATTCCCGAGATTCCTTATCTTTCCAGCATTCCTTTAGACAGGCTTGGCAGAAGCTGTGGCTGCATGACAAGATGACAGGATCCTTAAAGATGTCAAGGCACACCGTACAGGAGAAATCCTCCTCTGGGAGAGACAAACTAGAAGCCATTTTCTCACACGGTGTCACTCCCTGTCCTGGTATGAGATCTGAAAGTTACTTTCACTTTTAACAAATTCATCTCTTAAACGGACACATTGAAATGTAAATGAAGCTGAATGTAAAGTTCACCGTCTTGATGATATTACCTTGTGTTGGTTGGTTTAACAGCCTGATATTTCAGAACAATCTAAATAAAATCCCAGTGTTGTTGTGTGTCAGACAGACGTGAGTCCTGGAGAGTTATTAAAGTTACAGCACTGAGATGAACTTTAGTCATCATGTGACTCGGGGGTGGAGGTTACTGTGAACCTGGGAATACCTGTTTGAATATTTAACCTGCACCCAAGAACAAACAGGGCCAATGACAGATGACTTCTGTCCTGTATGTTTAAAATCATCTTTATATTTCTAATCCATGGTATAACATAACAAATGATAACATCAGCCATTTAAATTGACAAAAGTCTTCTGTCTCAAATTATAACATCAGCCATTTAAATTGACAAACcccttctgtctcagcctccagtatttatgctgcagtagtttatgtgtcagggggctggggtcagtttgttatatctggagtacttctcctgtcctattcggtgtcctgtgtgaatctaagtgtgcgttctctaattctctccttctctctttctttctctctctcggaggacctgagccctaggaccatgccccaggactacctgacatgatgactccttgctgtccccagtccacctggccatgctgctgttccagtttcaactgacctgagccctaggatcatgccccaggactacctgacatgatgactccttgctgtccccagtccacctggccatgctgctgctccagtttcaacttccacctgactgtgctgctgctccagtttcaactgttctgccttattattattcgaccatgctggtcatttatgaacatttgaacatcttggtcatgttctgttataatctctacccggcacagccagaagaggactggccaccccacatagcctggttcctctctaggtttcttcctaggttttggcctttctagggagtttttcctagccaccgtgcttctacacctgcattgcttgctgtttggggttttaggctgggtttcggtacagcactttgagatatcagctgatgtacgaagggctttataaatacattggatttgatttgattttcttttCTTTTATTTAAAAGCAGAAAAGTCTAAATAGTAAGAGTGTTTTAAATACTTTGTCCCCTGAACAAGTACAGATAGTTTTTTCCTTCATATTGAGTGAATGTAGAAAACATGGTCAAGTGAAAGAACTATCAATCATTGACAGGGTGAGGAGATTTATAGGGGTAATTTAAAAGAAAAATCTCTGTTTGTCTGCTTGTTTATGGAACTTGGAGAGTCAATGTTTTTATGGCATCTTTAGTGTATTTCATTTGGAGCATTTGGAGAAATGGGCAGGTCTCAAAACCAAATTAATGGGAAACACAGACAGGTAGGCAGCACATAAACTTGAGTTACAGTAGTTGCTGCCTATCTCCTAGTACTAGTGAAGATATGAGCTGTATAAATGCATTGTGTTGTTACCATTTACAACCTGCAGGGTTTATGGCACCAGTCATGTCCTCTTGAAGGACAACaaccatcatcttcatcatcttcAGACACATTGTCCCGTTTTCTCGATCaaggcagacagacacattatTTGGATACATATGTATGACCAGTTAGCAGGGTTCAGTCCATGACAGAATATTCTGATTCTCTTTGTCCACAGTTTATAGAGTCCCTTCATGCTACTGTTGACCAATAGGATAGAGACGTTGTACCCTTGTTGAACCAATCCTTCAGGAGTAAATCTCCACTGGGGAGggtagaaagtgtgtgtgtgtgttagtccagtCTGAGAGCCTCTCTGTGCTGTTATGTTCTCCTAGATGTCGTCCTGTGTTGGGGAGAAGAGAGCTGCTAGAGATCCAGTCTCACTGGGCTCCACAATGTCCCTTTTCTCCAGTTTGGGCTTCTTAAAGAGAGATGGGAGATTTCTGATATGTACCTCCTTTTTAAACTGCTGGCCCAGATCTTTCTGTGGAGAGGAGAGATCTAATACAGTTACAATCTGTCTGGATTGAATGgttgttttattatatctgagtgtactattatttatttaattacatttacatgaaacATACTGCCAGCCCTCTCCAATAAAGTATAACTTATATCCTATTAGTAATATCCACTTCAACAGTCACAATGGACACATTTCAGACATTATTTTGTTATTAAATAATTCTAGGTCTTCTCTGCAGAAAACATATGTGGAGGAACACCCCCATCTAGTGGTGGGAGGTTGTATTACCCCCACAGTGCCAGTGATGAGCTTCTTGAACTGgtccttcctcttcttctctcccaccTTGTGGACGGAGCTGGGCTCCAGCACTGAGAATGGGAGTGATGGTTGCATTTAGTTCCATTAAAGATTGgttcctagttccaacacacTTCCTGGAGAATCTTGAAGACTGATGACATCGTTGACTAATCTTTCCTCATCTCATCTAGGCCCAGTGGCCGCCTGTAAATACTTCCTGGTTCAGTATACCTTTGGGGAGCTCATTTCATACACATCACCTGTctcattgttattattgttattattaatatGATTGAAATTATTATTGTTAGGCTTATAACTATGATAAAcacatttgtattattattattaacactattgttattgttattaatattatta from Oncorhynchus nerka isolate Pitt River linkage group LG16, Oner_Uvic_2.0, whole genome shotgun sequence includes:
- the LOC115124899 gene encoding LOW QUALITY PROTEIN: E3 ubiquitin-protein ligase TRIM35-like (The sequence of the model RefSeq protein was modified relative to this genomic sequence to represent the inferred CDS: inserted 1 base in 1 codon) encodes the protein MASSLSLPEEDFSCTVCLDIFKDPVILSCSHSFCQACLKECWKDKESRECPLCRGRSSKDQPLINLSLKNLCEALWERRQTDPTTGSKVLCSLHSEKLSLFCLEDKEPICLVCQVSRKHKDHDCIPVDEAVQDHKEELQTDLKPLQEKLKVFNKVKQTCDQTAVHIKSQAQHTEKQIKKEFEKLHQFLREEEEARIAALKEEEKQKNQKMKEKTEQMNRAISSLSDKIRAIEGELKDEDISFLQNFKTMKERAQCTMPDPQLVSGGLIDVAKHLGNLKFRVWEKMKEIIKHTPVILDPNTASSWLCLSDDLTSVSXNWPKAAAPDNPERFMKYADIIGSKGFSSGKHSWEVEVGDHPDWIMGVAKESVDRKGKVSSSPEYGIWSLLLNSGKYSNGKGETLLKKKPQRIRVQLDYDQGEVSFYDSKDMTLIYTHKDTFTETLYLYFSIGSAGDAKSTGVQICQSEVSAHVS